Proteins encoded together in one Lathyrus oleraceus cultivar Zhongwan6 chromosome 5, CAAS_Psat_ZW6_1.0, whole genome shotgun sequence window:
- the LOC127078738 gene encoding uncharacterized protein LOC127078738: protein MTEAGELANNENLRMKYFPSSLTKNAFTWFTTLPPNSIDAWPQLERLFHEQLYMGQTKISLKELANIKRKFTEPIDDYLNRFRLLKSRCFTIVPEHELVEMAAGGLDYSIRKKLDTQHLRDMAQLADRVRQVERLKFEKARVNKNYNKEKVAYVEFEDGEPEIAEDPYGPEEFEVDLAELKEAPPYAYKLLTPSNGRNPVETEKNDRFPKKTYTFDVTKCDDIFDLLVRDGQMIVPPNTKIPPLEQRKKRGFCKYYNFLGHKTSQCFLFRDLIQNAIRDGRLKFADKGKNQMKIDTDPLNIAETNYAEPFEINMIDVGEVEAVKAIGTGGSTLDGK from the coding sequence ATGACTGAGGCAGGGGAACTAGCGAACAATGAGAATTTAAGGATGaaatatttccctagttcttTAACAAAGAACGCCTTCACGTGGTTTACAACTTTGCCACCAAATTCCATAGATGCTTGGCCCCAGTTAGAAAGATTGTTTCATGAACAATTATACATGGGCCAAACTAAGATAAGTCTTAAGGAGTTAGCCAACATCAAAAGAAAATTCACAGAACCTATAGATGATTATCTGAATAGGTTCCGTTTGTTGAAATCTAGATGCTTTACAATAGTGCCTGAACacgagttggtcgaaatggccgctggAGGTTTAGACTATTCCATCAGGAAAAAGTTAGATACCCAGCATCTAAGAGACATGGCCCAATTAGCAGATAGGGTTCGACAGGTCGAACGCTTAAAATTTGAAAAGGCCAGAGTGAATAAGAATTATAATAAAGAGAAGGTTGCTTATGTCGAATTCGAAGACGGAGAGCCTGAAATCGCTGAAGATCCTTATGGTCCTGAGGAATTCGAAGTAGATTTGGCTGAATTAAAAGAAGCACCACCCTATGCCTACAAATTACTTACACCTTCGAATGGCAGAAACCCTGTCGAAACTGAAAAGAATGATAGATTTCCCAAAAAGACTTACACATTTGATGTTACCAAATGTGACGACATCTTCGATTTATTAGTAAGAGATGGCCAAATGATAGTGCCTCCTAATACCAAAATTCCTCCGTTAGAACAACGAAAGAAAAGAGGCTTCTGTAAATATTACAATTTTTTAGGCCATAAAACTTCACAATGCTTTCTTTTCAGAGATCTTATTCAGAATGCAATCAGGGATGGCCGCCTCAAGTTCGCTGACAAAGGGAAAAACCAGATGAAAATTGATACTGATCCCCTCAACATTGCTGAGACAAACTATGCTGAACCTTTCGAAATCAACATGATTGACGTAGGGGAAGTGGAGGCTGTAAAAGCAATAGGAACTGGAGGCTCTACGCTGGATGGAAAGTAG